Part of the Triticum aestivum cultivar Chinese Spring unplaced genomic scaffold, IWGSC CS RefSeq v2.1 scaffold88878, whole genome shotgun sequence genome is shown below.
CATGTTTCATTGCAAAGTTTTTTGCAACATCGTCTGTGTTGCAAAAGGATTCCTGAAATATTATCCATGTTGCAAAAAAAGTGAATACATTTTCTGTCTGCAACCCAACCATTGTTGCAAAAAGAAAAATCCCGTGACACAATCTATGTTGCAAAAAAAATCTGCAACACAAGCTCTTTGGGAATGTTTCCGTAACAAGACACTTGGTTCTTAGTAGAGCAAGACGTGACGTTCAACCGTAAGATTGTGTCAGATCTAATGGACGCGTAGCAGcacctccccccccccaaaaaaactccaaaaatacttTACTACCAAACGCACCCTCAATGTGCAGCAAATTTACCTTGGCCTGCAATCAAGTGACCCAAACAAACAAGTGGCTAGGGTTTCACGccatcgccgtagccgtcgcctcCCACCGCCGCTGCCTCCCTTCCCCGTCGCCACTCCACACCTCAGGGTGGATGGCACGAGGAAGCTTTTCGGCCCGCTTGTGGCCCGTTAATGACCGGACCATATGGTCCAGGACTGGTGGGAAAACTGGTTGGTCCGGGCTGCAATTTCCGGCCCGAGAAAATATTGGTCCGGTCCGGTATTTAACTGAGCCGCTCGGTCGGACCGAGAAAAGGTAGTCACCGGCGTCGCCGTTCCTCGTGGTCGTGGCCACCGGCAGCCCCCGTGTGAACCATCATGTCCTCGCGCTTCCCCTCTCATTCCTCCCTCACCTCCCAGTGCGCCATAGCATCTTGACGCcgctcgccgtcgttgccatgcgtGCAAAAAAGCCGCCGATCTGAAGTTCTCGACAACGGAGTCGACCCCAAACTGGCAGCAATTCCTGCCATGGAGACATCACGTACATCGGCCACCAGCTGCCCCAGATAGGCGAACGACTCACCGGCACCACCAGGAATAACTGGGCACCATCCGAACGCTCTGAAGGTGATGCCGCCGCTGCTGTCGGGATTTGTCGCGCATGTCAGTTTCGTCAGTTTCGTCAGTGAAATAAGGAATAACAGGAGAGAAACAGCTTGTATGTTCATTCATCTGTCGAGTGTTACAGATATACAGAGAAGAGGAGCACGTAGGTGCGGCCACTACACCAACACAACCTCCGTAACAAACTCATCTAGATAAGCTCGTGAGATCATGCAGTTCATGCACTAGAGATCAGGACTAGTTGTTACGGAGAGAGAGAGCTACCTGTGACAATCTCACGTTGGTGCAGCCGGTCTTGTAGGGATATTCCAACAGTCAGATTCAGTTTCATCAAATTCAGAAAATCCACTTCGTCAGTTTCGTCAAACTTTCAGTTGTCAGTCAATTCTCGCGCAGGTCAGCACTCGCGCACGTTGTCCACTTCATCGCAGCAGTAGCGCACGTACGCCACCTCGCCGCAGCAACCGCACACATCGACGCTGGTGGTCTGGCCGGTCCATTCGGTCCACTCGGTCTGGCCCGGGCTTTGACGCAGCCGGTCGCCGGAAACAGGACCGCTCGcctgctcggtccggtccggtaCGGACCGCCGGCGGCTGGTCCAAACGAAGGCtcggtcagggaccggaccggaccggacgGTCCGGACCGTGTCCACCTTGACCACACCGCCGCCCCTCAGCCAACCCCGACCATGTCCTCTGCGCCTACCGTCTAGACAAGCGGCTAGGGTTTCACGCcgcagccgtcgccgtcgccacgcACCTCCCGCCGCTGTCGGCTCCACCCCCCTGACTACGTCCTCTGCCTCCTACCGTCGCCTCCGGACACGTCTCCTTCGccagcagatcgacgccgccgCCCAGCTCGACCTCCTCCCTCGTCCCGCGGCCGTATAGTTTGATCGAGATGCTGCACGAGAAGCACGTCCAGATCGGCCAACTGTCCGATGATGGAGATGGAACAAACAAGGCGTGGACAGGGGAGAAGAGGCACCGCAAGGACCTGCCCGCATCATCTTCCCATGCTCCTGCCACTGCCCAGCACCATGGAGACGTGGAGGACACCATCCAAGGGGGTCAAGATCTGATTCCTCATGCGACAGACATGGAGCCGCTGCTCAGAACAGATTCGGCGCACGAAACAAGCCAGGATTGCTTCGGGCCGGACGTCCTCATCAGCGAGGAGGACGAAACCCGTTTTGCCCAACGTTTGCGTCCCAACATTCCTCTTCCTCGTACTGACCTGCCACTTTATATGTcatgggaggaagaagacaagatagAAGCGCGCCTTGGACGCCTTCGCATCACTTATTACAAGGTACCTACATGCTGTATCAATCAGCCACCGCTCGCTTCAATTCACGGATGTCTGAAAGTTTGCACTTGTGTGCCATAGCAGCAAATCCAGCCCTCTGGTTTGGTATCTGTGGATGATTTTACCTCATGTTTTTATCATCTATGTGTAGGATGTGAAGCCGGAGTGCGCACGTGAACGTGAGCTTAAGGAACCAGAAGAATACACTGATGCTGAACTTGGTGAGGAGTTGTACTTTAAGCGGTTAGAGGAGGATGAAAGTTTTGAGTGGTTCGTCCATCCTGATGACACCTATAAAGCTGGATTGAATGACTACCAACGGATTGCCCCTCGTAATTTTGTAAGTGTACTGTCTATATCTACATCTAGTCATCCATCAGTTGACTACTTTGGTTATTATCATAATCATGGGTGTTCAGAAACCATTTCAACACACACCGCAAAATTCGGCAATCATTGAGGTAGTTCATTTTGCTTCATTGACTCCAACCACAGCTGCAATGTTCGTATAAAACTTGAGCCATGGGTTTGTGGTACTGGTTGAAACTGTTTCCGAAAAGCTTATTCTTAACAGATGATGATTGTATGATTGGCATCACCATATTCTTTGCTGTGGCTTATGAACATTGAGTTTGGCATCACTTCAATGTAGCCATTGTGGGACTTTTGTTCCTTTTCAGACGTTTCATCTAATtcttgttctttttttttctaGCTGCCTCATAGCGGTCGGAACCTGTACCGCTATCACGATGAGTACCGCTCACGTTATCATACATATAAAATTGATGCTGTTTATGTCAAGTATTATGCAGAAATTTCAAAGAAAATCAAGGTATGCATTATGTGATCAAGCTGTTGGAATTAAAAATACTACGAGTGGCTGGATCGTTTTTAAAGTGATAGACTTCTATCTTGCAACAGTGGATTACAGAGTATTTGCATCTGGATCGCAGGACCAAGGCTGTAAGTATGCCCCCCAGGAAATCACGAAATTAGTCCATATACATACTCATGATGATTAACATCTTTTCACTTCAGTGGTTAGAATTGGATACTAGAGCATGGAGGCAAGCATTGAGGATTGCAACTGACTTTGCCCATATTACTGTTCGTTTAGCTGCTTTTGCTTATAATGTAAGATATCTTGTCTTTTGCTAATTGAGGTGTTGATCGCTGGTGTTACTCACAATCTGGTCAATTTGATTCAGGAGTACATTCTTGAGATGGATAAGAATGCGTCCCTCAAGGACATAGATCTTGTCTATTTTGAGATCTGGAGGCGTGTCGCTAAGAAAAATGTTGGCATCCTACCTACTACATAAAGCATTTGTGTAATAGAGCACTACTGACATGCTTTGTGATTCTGCATATTTCTTACGGTTTCACAAATATTTCAGTTAAGTTACATTGATGCTGTGAAGGAAGTATATGAAATGGACAAGTTCGATGTACACAAAAGGAGACTAGATGGTGAACTGAAAGGGGTTCCTGCCATCGCAACAATAAAAGCATATGTAAGTTGGTGTCTTAATTTGGAGCTGTTGTGCAGATTTGTATGGCCCCTAACTGTGACTTTTTGTTGTCAAAAATAAACATGCAATATATTGCCAATATCTAATTTCATCTGTTTTATCTTTCTAGATGCAGTATGTTGTCCGACAAGGTGGCATTGACGCGAAGGTAAGTAGGGTACTGTAGGTTCGACATGGTGATACATATTTTACTGCAATATGTTGCTGATATTGATATGGCCTTTGTGTAGACCGAAGAGGATAAAGCTCGGGATGTGTTTAGGAAGTTATCTGTCAGTATGGTATTGTCTTGATGAATCCTCTAtgattatttgttttgttttgagaaAAAACCCTCCGAATTTATATGTGGTCATGATTGTTGTTTTGTATATAACTGGTTCTCTTGTTCAGCATAAAGCAATGAACATGGCTCAGTACGCTCAGAAAAAGTTGGATTTAGCAGATGAGCTGAAGTTGGACAAAGAGGTATGCTAATAACTCTATTCATTGTCAAAGTAATGTTGCGTCCCGAGATTTGagggaaaaaagaaacagaaacttATTTGCACGCACTTTTACAGGGTGGAGTTGTTCCATTGGAAAGACCCTTCGAGTTCTGAGTAATGGAAAGACTAGATTTGTCACTTTTGGCCTGAAAT
Proteins encoded:
- the LOC123172310 gene encoding uncharacterized protein encodes the protein MLHEKHVQIGQLSDDGDGTNKAWTGEKRHRKDLPASSSHAPATAQHHGDVEDTIQGGQDLIPHATDMEPLLRTDSAHETSQDCFGPDVLISEEDETRFAQRLRPNIPLPRTDLPLYMSWEEEDKIEARLGRLRITYYKDVKPECARERELKEPEEYTDAELGEELYFKRLEEDESFEWFVHPDDTYKAGLNDYQRIAPRNFLPHSGRNLYRYHDEYRSRYHTYKIDAVYVKYYAEISKKIKWITEYLHLDRRTKAWLELDTRAWRQALRIATDFAHITVRLAAFAYNEYILEMDKNASLKDIDLVYFEIWRRVAKKNLSYIDAVKEVYEMDKFDVHKRRLDGELKGVPAIATIKAYMQYVVRQGGIDAKTEEDKARDVFRKLSVSMHKAMNMAQYAQKKLDLADELKLDKEGGVVPLERPFEF